A single region of the Bdellovibrio bacteriovorus genome encodes:
- the rplI gene encoding 50S ribosomal protein L9, protein MKVILQKDVKDVGRVGELVNVSEGFARNFLFPRKLAAEATEKRVKEYEHLKRVAEAKKKKALAERQELLNKINGTTVTFKLAAGETDKLFGTVTTTDISKELQKMGHSVDRRDILLEEPIKVLGQHKAVVRYAEGMEAKIQISVERA, encoded by the coding sequence ATGAAAGTTATTCTTCAAAAAGACGTTAAAGATGTAGGTCGTGTTGGTGAGTTGGTGAACGTTTCTGAAGGTTTCGCAAGAAACTTCTTGTTCCCACGTAAATTGGCGGCGGAAGCTACTGAAAAACGCGTAAAAGAGTACGAACACTTGAAACGTGTAGCTGAAGCTAAAAAGAAAAAAGCATTGGCAGAACGCCAAGAGCTTTTGAACAAAATCAACGGCACAACTGTAACATTCAAATTGGCTGCTGGTGAGACTGACAAACTTTTCGGTACTGTTACTACAACAGATATCTCTAAAGAATTGCAAAAAATGGGTCACTCAGTAGACCGTCGTGACATTCTCCTTGAAGAGCCAATCAAAGTATTGGGTCAACACAAGGCAGTTGTTCGCTACGCAGAAGGTATGGAAGCTAAAATCCAGATCTCTGTAGAAAGAGCGTAA
- a CDS encoding DUF2232 domain-containing protein: MKKTATPQKFITISSLSILLSMLTVVMGAPLLRVLRKAYGPLAFWILGLVATGAAWLLNAQPLALFLGSVWMTLGAYMELEQKGVGWWISGLASVAIGSAAAGLGLFGALQKNGINTYAEVQKLMEQFSAQVQKMNPAVKLDPAILVQQVPSAIVILLIITLGVGLIFERRVFSWLNLPREKIASQLKLLEYRVPDFMIWVAMTAFLLTMVSFGGKATSILAVNIVNVVIVLYFFQGLAVLEVFLNSMKAGVFMRVLTYIILVGQLLLVLSVVGLIDYWVDFRARLNKVKPAESN; this comes from the coding sequence ATGAAGAAGACCGCGACGCCACAGAAATTCATCACAATTTCATCTCTCTCGATTTTGTTGTCGATGTTGACTGTGGTTATGGGCGCGCCTCTTCTTCGTGTACTACGCAAAGCCTACGGTCCCCTCGCCTTTTGGATTTTGGGACTAGTGGCAACGGGAGCAGCGTGGCTCCTGAACGCACAACCTCTAGCGCTTTTCCTTGGCTCTGTTTGGATGACTTTAGGGGCCTACATGGAGTTAGAGCAAAAGGGTGTTGGGTGGTGGATCTCTGGACTTGCGAGTGTCGCAATCGGTTCTGCAGCCGCTGGCTTGGGACTTTTTGGAGCACTTCAAAAGAACGGAATCAACACGTATGCTGAAGTCCAAAAATTAATGGAGCAGTTTTCCGCTCAGGTTCAGAAAATGAATCCCGCGGTGAAATTAGATCCGGCGATTCTGGTGCAGCAGGTTCCTTCAGCCATCGTTATTCTTTTAATTATAACGTTGGGTGTGGGACTCATATTTGAGAGAAGGGTTTTTTCATGGCTCAATTTGCCCCGTGAGAAAATTGCCTCTCAGCTCAAGTTGTTAGAATATCGTGTCCCGGATTTTATGATTTGGGTTGCGATGACTGCCTTCCTTCTGACAATGGTGAGTTTTGGCGGTAAGGCCACTTCCATCCTCGCAGTGAATATTGTGAACGTTGTTATCGTTCTTTATTTCTTTCAGGGGCTGGCAGTGTTGGAGGTATTTCTGAATTCGATGAAAGCCGGTGTTTTCATGAGAGTTCTGACGTACATAATTTTGGTCGGTCAGTTATTGCTTGTTTTGAGCGTAGTTGGCTTGATCGATTACTGGGTTGATTTCAGAGCTCGCTTGAACAAAGTGAAGCCTGCTGAAAGCAACTAA
- the rpsF gene encoding 30S ribosomal protein S6, whose translation METTKSAKKPYEVVVLMHPDATLEEQKDLFKKNKATIESFKGSINSLETWGKRNLATPIGKTKKAIYFHSTFEADTQAIAELERTMRINDKVLRFMHTRLDERVSLAKFMEGFKKGLSESAAREKEREAKAAARKAAFAAAKAERFDKGE comes from the coding sequence ATGGAAACTACTAAATCTGCGAAAAAGCCATACGAAGTTGTGGTTCTTATGCACCCAGATGCAACTCTTGAAGAGCAAAAAGATTTGTTCAAAAAGAACAAAGCTACGATCGAATCTTTCAAAGGTTCAATCAACTCTTTGGAAACTTGGGGTAAAAGAAACCTAGCAACTCCAATCGGCAAAACAAAAAAAGCTATCTACTTCCACTCTACGTTCGAAGCAGATACTCAAGCTATCGCTGAGCTTGAAAGAACTATGCGTATCAACGACAAAGTTCTTCGCTTTATGCACACTCGTCTAGACGAGCGTGTTTCTTTGGCTAAGTTCATGGAAGGCTTCAAAAAAGGTCTTTCTGAATCTGCTGCTCGCGAAAAAGAGCGTGAAGCAAAAGCCGCTGCTCGTAAAGCTGCCTTCGCAGCTGCAAAAGCAGAACGTTTCGATAAAGGCGAATAA
- a CDS encoding FHA domain-containing protein → MVTFIEILDGPNEGSRFKVEDGITLGRSKADIIIKDPKVSGTHAQISIDGKGQFVLMDLDSSNGIHISGRRVKKVALLPGVIFEVGRTQFKVISVEEEIAIDFSRLVTWRNILKDKLSEVTPPEPSEQSLALQRFSPALKLTFTQGIQTDEEIILGYGPRKAGSESLDIELHDEDAPKEAFELHPGPGMVQLKIKAPGRVTLNNKSIDAEMLKDGDLISFGNTLIKVTYL, encoded by the coding sequence ATGGTCACTTTTATTGAGATTCTTGATGGCCCCAACGAAGGTTCCCGCTTCAAGGTTGAAGACGGAATCACCCTGGGTCGATCCAAGGCCGACATCATTATCAAAGACCCCAAAGTTTCGGGGACCCACGCCCAGATCTCTATCGACGGGAAGGGGCAGTTTGTTTTGATGGACTTGGATTCGTCGAACGGGATCCACATTAGTGGCCGCCGTGTAAAAAAAGTGGCGTTATTACCAGGGGTTATCTTCGAGGTCGGTCGCACCCAGTTTAAAGTCATTTCGGTCGAAGAAGAGATCGCGATCGACTTCAGCCGCCTTGTGACTTGGCGCAATATTTTAAAGGACAAGCTGTCAGAGGTCACTCCACCCGAGCCCTCAGAGCAAAGCCTCGCATTGCAAAGATTTAGCCCTGCGTTAAAGCTGACGTTCACCCAAGGCATTCAGACCGATGAGGAAATTATTTTAGGCTACGGGCCCCGCAAGGCCGGTTCAGAGTCCCTGGATATTGAACTGCATGATGAAGACGCCCCGAAAGAGGCCTTCGAACTCCATCCCGGTCCAGGCATGGTGCAATTAAAAATCAAAGCTCCAGGTCGTGTGACTCTTAACAATAAGTCCATAGATGCCGAAATGCTTAAAGATGGCGACTTGATTTCTTTTGGAAACACGCTCATTAAAGTGACGTACTTGTAG
- a CDS encoding alpha/beta fold hydrolase, with amino-acid sequence MLTTPKTTGSFESFDGTPIYYEVRGEGEPLILIYGIACIMNHWHHQIEYFSHKYKVITFDLRGHQKSNPVTDMSQLTMEALAKDVFALMKHLEIKQAHFAGHSFGVPIMLKAYDEKPEAFLSMIFINGFARNPIKGMFGLDVIEPFFYFVKEQYEKQPYVWNTLWKLAVDNPMSVYIAALAGGFNLRVSHIKDIEVYLRGVARLNLEVFITLFEELMEYNGESVLENIKVPALIISGEKDMVTPLRFQYHFKETIKHSEFVLVPYGSHCTQLDFPDYTNLKMEKFLKDVSSKK; translated from the coding sequence ATGTTAACTACACCCAAAACCACCGGCAGCTTTGAAAGCTTCGACGGCACTCCGATTTATTACGAAGTGCGCGGGGAGGGTGAGCCTTTAATTCTGATCTACGGCATTGCCTGCATCATGAATCACTGGCACCACCAAATCGAATATTTTTCTCACAAATACAAAGTCATCACGTTTGATCTTCGTGGGCATCAAAAAAGCAATCCAGTAACCGACATGAGTCAGTTGACGATGGAGGCTTTAGCCAAAGATGTTTTTGCCCTGATGAAGCATTTAGAGATTAAGCAGGCGCACTTCGCAGGCCACAGTTTCGGTGTTCCCATCATGCTTAAGGCTTACGACGAGAAACCGGAAGCTTTTTTATCGATGATTTTCATCAATGGCTTTGCTCGCAATCCAATTAAAGGCATGTTCGGTCTTGATGTCATCGAGCCGTTTTTCTATTTCGTAAAAGAACAATACGAGAAGCAACCGTACGTGTGGAATACTCTGTGGAAATTGGCTGTTGATAATCCGATGTCCGTGTATATCGCGGCACTTGCGGGTGGATTCAATTTGCGCGTCAGTCACATCAAGGATATCGAAGTGTATCTTAGAGGTGTTGCAAGACTGAACCTTGAAGTCTTTATCACTCTGTTTGAAGAGCTGATGGAGTATAACGGCGAATCGGTTTTGGAAAATATCAAAGTGCCTGCGCTCATCATCTCTGGCGAAAAGGATATGGTGACACCCTTGCGCTTCCAATATCATTTTAAAGAGACGATTAAACATTCCGAGTTCGTGCTAGTACCTTATGGTTCACACTGCACACAGCTGGATTTTCCTGATTATACAAATTTAAAAATGGAAAAATTTTTGAAAGACGTTTCTTCGAAGAAATAA
- a CDS encoding S8 family serine peptidase gives MKRLMERASKAAMVGLLLIGANAFAAPAESVPGEYIVKLKDSVSAKSSINVLSAQLGSYVKDTIPGQNIVVIKRPVFEIQSNVVKSLSENPIVDIVEPNYIYRINKTPNDPMLGQLWGLKNSGQQDSERRAGIAGVDIGAEQAWDITTGSKDVVVAVIDTGVDYNHPDLVGNMWTNEAEANGKPGVDDDGNGIVDDIHGANFVNANAPTGNPLDDHGHGSHCSGTIGGTGDDGKGIVGVAWNVRIMGIKFLSASGSGSLDGALKGIDYATKMGAKIMSNSWGGGGYSETLKQAIERSNAAGALFVAAAGNESNNNDASPTYPATYDVPNVLSVAAVDNRGQIASFSNYGKTKVHVGAPGVNIVSSITGGKYDSWSGTSMATPHVSGMAVLLASNEPNLTALEMKERIIATSKPIAGLRGKSKGGMVNAYAMLTNTLPAPDPNDPINWQTVPVNISSAHPYKEKTKEEFEVRVPGAKQIALYFSKFDTERDYDKVEFFDANGKKVADMSGKNDDSFSTTIDGEYVKIVFTSDDSVQRYGFDITKAAYR, from the coding sequence ATGAAAAGGCTTATGGAAAGAGCCTCTAAAGCGGCCATGGTAGGCTTACTACTTATTGGTGCTAATGCGTTTGCTGCACCTGCAGAATCAGTTCCAGGCGAGTACATTGTTAAATTGAAAGACTCTGTTTCCGCGAAATCTTCGATCAATGTTCTTAGCGCGCAACTTGGGTCCTATGTTAAAGACACTATTCCGGGACAAAACATTGTCGTTATCAAACGCCCGGTGTTTGAGATTCAATCAAACGTAGTAAAATCCCTTTCTGAAAATCCAATCGTAGACATCGTAGAACCAAACTACATCTACCGTATTAACAAAACTCCAAATGATCCTATGTTGGGTCAGTTGTGGGGCTTGAAAAATAGCGGACAACAAGATTCTGAACGCCGCGCAGGTATCGCAGGCGTGGATATCGGTGCGGAACAAGCATGGGATATCACAACAGGCTCTAAAGACGTCGTTGTTGCGGTTATCGATACAGGTGTTGACTACAATCACCCGGATCTAGTTGGCAACATGTGGACGAACGAAGCTGAAGCGAATGGTAAGCCGGGAGTTGACGATGACGGAAACGGTATCGTTGATGATATCCACGGTGCAAACTTCGTAAATGCCAATGCTCCAACGGGCAATCCACTAGATGATCACGGTCACGGTTCACACTGCTCTGGTACTATTGGTGGTACAGGCGATGACGGTAAAGGTATCGTGGGTGTAGCTTGGAACGTTCGTATCATGGGTATCAAGTTCCTTTCTGCAAGTGGTTCAGGTTCCCTTGATGGCGCTCTTAAAGGTATCGACTACGCAACTAAAATGGGTGCGAAAATCATGTCAAACTCTTGGGGTGGCGGTGGCTACTCTGAAACTTTGAAGCAAGCCATCGAAAGATCGAACGCTGCGGGCGCGCTATTTGTAGCAGCTGCTGGTAACGAATCAAACAACAACGATGCAAGCCCTACTTATCCTGCGACTTACGATGTACCAAACGTACTTTCAGTAGCGGCAGTTGATAACAGAGGACAAATCGCTTCATTCTCTAACTACGGTAAAACAAAAGTTCACGTAGGTGCTCCGGGTGTGAATATCGTATCTTCTATCACTGGTGGAAAATACGATTCATGGTCTGGTACTTCAATGGCGACTCCACACGTTTCTGGTATGGCGGTTCTATTGGCTTCTAACGAGCCCAACCTGACAGCGCTTGAAATGAAAGAAAGAATTATCGCGACTTCTAAACCAATCGCAGGTCTTCGTGGTAAATCCAAAGGTGGTATGGTGAATGCGTATGCAATGTTGACGAATACATTGCCTGCTCCAGATCCAAATGATCCGATCAACTGGCAAACAGTTCCCGTGAATATTTCTTCAGCTCATCCATACAAAGAAAAAACGAAAGAAGAGTTTGAAGTTCGTGTTCCAGGCGCAAAACAAATCGCTTTGTACTTCTCTAAGTTCGACACTGAAAGAGATTATGACAAAGTGGAATTCTTCGATGCGAATGGCAAGAAGGTTGCGGATATGAGCGGTAAAAATGACGACTCATTCTCGACAACTATTGATGGCGAATACGTAAAAATCGTTTTCACATCTGATGACTCTGTTCAACGCTACGGATTTGATATCACGAAAGCGGCTTACAGATAG
- a CDS encoding SGNH/GDSL hydrolase family protein, with translation MVGPFGEHLHKYFNEVAQENVRTVGLAGGTARSFTDPSEAKRTLSFGFADRKNEKQKTVSGGTKATAPLLSDLLEEEKPQRVIIELGDNFADYKTPNAQSDKTVIAQVKQITETLNKNKFNGKCYWVTPTWTDKANSKPYFKSNMRLTRVIEIIRSEAAPRCQVIDSTTEIGIGENDIKTTSDGLHFDSKNGAKWARGVADRIREIEASTSKSGAKNPAGVK, from the coding sequence GTGGTCGGACCTTTTGGCGAACATCTTCATAAATATTTCAACGAGGTTGCTCAGGAAAATGTGCGCACCGTGGGGCTTGCCGGCGGTACGGCTCGTTCATTTACGGATCCTTCTGAGGCAAAGCGCACTTTAAGTTTCGGTTTTGCTGATCGAAAAAATGAGAAGCAAAAAACCGTGTCTGGCGGCACGAAGGCCACAGCACCTTTATTGTCGGATCTTTTAGAAGAAGAAAAACCCCAAAGAGTCATCATTGAGCTGGGTGATAATTTTGCTGATTATAAAACACCGAATGCGCAATCAGACAAAACTGTGATAGCGCAAGTAAAGCAAATCACCGAAACATTGAATAAAAATAAATTCAACGGCAAGTGCTATTGGGTCACGCCCACGTGGACAGACAAAGCGAATTCAAAGCCCTATTTTAAATCAAATATGCGATTGACTCGAGTCATTGAAATCATCAGGAGCGAAGCAGCTCCTCGTTGTCAGGTGATCGACAGCACCACTGAAATCGGTATCGGTGAAAATGATATCAAAACGACTTCGGATGGACTGCACTTTGATTCTAAAAACGGTGCAAAATGGGCGCGTGGCGTTGCTGATAGAATTCGCGAAATCGAAGCCAGCACAAGCAAATCCGGTGCTAAAAATCCTGCCGGTGTAAAATAA
- a CDS encoding cysteine hydrolase family protein encodes MNIFMLLGCRRLKRNTRERLAVLKIISVYRKNMMDFKNIDTSRAALLMMHFQADVFAALAGHLPPDMLDRANALIKAWRTTGRPVIFANFALGPHYESVTEKNMLTMNIQKMGLFREPTPVAGLDVKPNDGHYACPRASVFHSTKLDQDLRAQGIDTLVMAGIASSGVLFSSVAWASDADYRLYLVQDCCYDPDTLAHEALFRTSFATRTTII; translated from the coding sequence ATGAACATCTTCATGCTTTTAGGATGCCGCCGATTAAAAAGAAACACAAGAGAACGTCTTGCTGTATTAAAGATCATATCGGTGTATCGTAAGAACATGATGGACTTTAAAAATATAGATACAAGTCGGGCGGCCTTATTGATGATGCATTTTCAAGCGGATGTATTTGCCGCATTGGCGGGACATTTGCCGCCAGATATGCTTGATCGCGCCAACGCCCTGATTAAAGCGTGGCGCACGACAGGACGTCCTGTGATCTTTGCTAACTTTGCACTGGGTCCTCATTACGAGTCGGTGACTGAAAAGAACATGCTGACAATGAATATTCAAAAGATGGGATTGTTTCGCGAGCCCACTCCTGTCGCCGGGCTTGATGTAAAGCCAAACGATGGGCATTACGCTTGTCCACGAGCGAGTGTCTTTCATTCTACAAAGTTGGATCAGGATCTGCGAGCTCAAGGAATTGATACACTAGTCATGGCAGGCATCGCGAGTAGTGGAGTGCTTTTCTCCAGCGTAGCTTGGGCCAGCGATGCTGATTACCGTCTCTATCTTGTGCAAGATTGTTGTTACGATCCAGACACGCTAGCTCACGAGGCGTTGTTCCGAACGAGCTTTGCTACTCGGACAACTATTATTTAA
- a CDS encoding succinate dehydrogenase/fumarate reductase iron-sulfur subunit, producing MAGKTLNLTLRVWRQKGPKDQGGFVDLQAKNVSEDASFLEMLDAVNEELVGKGDEPIAFDHDCREGICGACGFVIDGEAHGPMKSTTVCQLHMRNFTDGATLTIEPFRAQAFPVIKDLMVNRSAMDRIISAGGYISQNAGNAVDANAILVPKADADEAMSSATCIQCGACVAACKNASAALFTSAKISHMALLPQGQVERKERAIRMVAAMDAEGFGACTTTGACEAACPKDIQLTNISRMNREFLVANATKREKHSDGGAG from the coding sequence ATGGCTGGAAAAACATTGAATCTGACTTTAAGAGTGTGGAGACAAAAAGGTCCTAAAGACCAAGGTGGCTTCGTGGATCTGCAAGCTAAGAATGTGTCCGAAGACGCTTCTTTCCTTGAGATGCTGGATGCTGTGAATGAAGAGCTTGTAGGTAAAGGTGACGAACCTATCGCGTTTGACCACGACTGCCGTGAAGGTATCTGTGGCGCGTGTGGTTTTGTGATCGACGGTGAAGCTCACGGTCCAATGAAATCAACAACTGTGTGCCAACTGCACATGAGAAATTTCACGGACGGCGCGACTTTAACGATCGAACCTTTCCGTGCACAAGCTTTCCCAGTTATTAAAGACTTGATGGTGAATCGTTCTGCGATGGATAGAATTATCTCTGCAGGTGGTTACATTAGTCAGAATGCGGGCAATGCAGTTGATGCGAACGCTATCTTAGTTCCGAAAGCAGACGCTGATGAGGCTATGTCTTCTGCGACTTGCATCCAATGCGGAGCTTGTGTAGCAGCTTGTAAGAACGCTTCAGCCGCACTATTCACTTCAGCAAAAATTTCTCACATGGCTTTGCTTCCGCAAGGTCAGGTTGAAAGAAAAGAGCGTGCGATTCGCATGGTCGCTGCAATGGATGCGGAAGGTTTCGGCGCTTGTACAACGACGGGAGCATGTGAGGCGGCTTGTCCTAAGGACATCCAATTGACAAATATCTCTCGCATGAATCGTGAATTCCTTGTGGCAAACGCGACGAAGCGTGAAAAACACAGTGATGGCGGCGCAGGCTAG
- a CDS encoding fumarate reductase/succinate dehydrogenase flavoprotein subunit, whose product MANKLDSKIPSGSIEDKWTKSKFDYKLVNPANKRKHSIIVVGTGLAGASAAASLGELGYKVKAFCVHESPRRAHSVAAQGGINAAKNYQNDGDSTYRLFYDTVKGGDFRAREANVYRLAEVSANIIDQMVAQGVPFAREYGGTLANRSFGGAQVSRTFYARGQTGQQLLLGAYSEMMRQVDAGTVELRTRREMLDLVIVDGKARGIIVRNLITGEIESHEADAVVIASGGYSNVFFLSTNAMACAVTAAWKAHKRGAYFANPCYTQIHPTCIPVHGENQSKLTLMSESLRNDGRVWVPKAVGDKRHPNDIPENERDYYLERVYPSFGNLAPRDVASRQAKYRCDEGRGVNESGKAVYLDFADSIKRLGEEKISERYGNLFEMYEKITGQNPYKQPMMIYPAPHYTMGGLWVDYNLESTIPGLFVAGEANFSDHGANRLGASALMQGLADGYFVLPYTLGNYLGSTKLEKVSTTNDAFKAAEHGVKQEISKLMNIKGNRTVDSFHKELGNIMWEYCGMGRNEEGLKKALQEIPKLREEFWQNVRIPGDANYLNVELEKAGRVADFMELGELMCRDALERKESCGGHFREEYQVDGEAKRDDANFCHVAAWEYTGENKASVRHTEELKFENVHLATRSYK is encoded by the coding sequence ATGGCTAACAAATTAGATAGCAAAATTCCTAGTGGCTCTATTGAAGACAAATGGACCAAATCGAAGTTCGATTACAAACTAGTTAATCCTGCCAACAAAAGAAAACACTCTATCATCGTTGTCGGAACAGGTCTTGCGGGTGCATCTGCAGCCGCATCTTTGGGTGAACTTGGATACAAAGTAAAAGCGTTCTGCGTGCATGAATCTCCTCGTCGTGCCCACTCTGTGGCTGCTCAAGGTGGTATCAATGCCGCGAAAAACTATCAAAATGATGGTGACTCTACTTACCGTCTTTTCTACGACACGGTTAAAGGCGGCGACTTCCGCGCGCGTGAAGCTAACGTTTATCGTCTAGCGGAAGTGTCGGCGAACATCATCGACCAAATGGTGGCGCAAGGTGTTCCATTTGCACGTGAGTACGGTGGTACTTTGGCGAACCGTTCTTTCGGTGGCGCGCAAGTGTCTCGTACATTCTATGCTCGCGGTCAGACAGGACAACAGCTTCTTTTGGGTGCGTACTCAGAGATGATGAGACAAGTTGATGCAGGCACAGTTGAGCTTCGCACTCGTCGTGAAATGTTGGACCTTGTTATCGTTGATGGAAAAGCCCGCGGCATCATCGTACGTAACTTGATCACAGGCGAAATTGAGTCTCATGAGGCCGATGCGGTTGTTATCGCAAGTGGTGGTTACTCAAACGTCTTCTTCCTTTCAACAAACGCGATGGCTTGTGCCGTGACGGCGGCTTGGAAAGCCCACAAACGTGGTGCTTACTTCGCCAATCCTTGTTACACACAAATCCATCCAACGTGCATCCCGGTTCACGGAGAAAACCAATCAAAACTAACTTTGATGTCTGAGTCTCTTCGTAACGATGGTCGCGTTTGGGTTCCAAAAGCCGTTGGTGACAAACGTCATCCTAACGACATCCCAGAAAACGAACGCGATTACTATCTAGAGCGCGTTTACCCTTCATTCGGTAACTTGGCTCCTCGTGACGTGGCTTCTCGTCAGGCGAAATATCGCTGTGATGAAGGTCGCGGTGTGAACGAATCAGGAAAAGCGGTTTATCTTGATTTCGCTGATTCGATCAAACGTTTAGGAGAAGAAAAAATCTCTGAACGTTACGGCAACTTGTTTGAGATGTACGAAAAGATCACAGGTCAAAATCCATACAAACAACCGATGATGATCTACCCTGCTCCTCACTACACAATGGGTGGCTTGTGGGTGGATTACAACTTGGAATCAACAATTCCAGGCTTGTTCGTCGCGGGTGAAGCTAACTTCTCTGACCACGGTGCGAACCGCTTGGGTGCTTCTGCATTGATGCAAGGTTTGGCAGACGGTTACTTCGTTCTTCCATACACTTTGGGTAACTATCTTGGATCTACGAAGCTTGAAAAAGTTTCGACGACAAATGACGCCTTCAAAGCGGCTGAACACGGCGTGAAACAAGAGATCTCTAAGCTTATGAACATCAAAGGCAACCGCACAGTTGATAGCTTCCATAAAGAGCTAGGCAATATCATGTGGGAATACTGTGGCATGGGTCGTAACGAAGAAGGTCTTAAAAAAGCTCTTCAGGAGATTCCAAAATTGCGTGAGGAATTCTGGCAAAACGTGCGCATCCCTGGTGATGCAAACTATCTGAACGTTGAACTTGAAAAAGCAGGACGTGTTGCAGACTTCATGGAACTTGGCGAGTTGATGTGTCGTGATGCTTTGGAGCGTAAAGAGTCTTGCGGCGGTCACTTCCGTGAAGAATACCAAGTTGACGGTGAAGCAAAACGTGACGACGCGAACTTCTGTCACGTGGCTGCGTGGGAATACACAGGCGAAAACAAAGCCTCTGTGCGCCACACTGAAGAATTGAAATTTGAAAACGTACATCTAGCAACTCGTAGCTATAAATAA
- a CDS encoding succinate dehydrogenase cytochrome b subunit, translated as MSGFLGSTVGKKYIMGISGLVWAGFVLAHMAGNLLIFVSHDAYNAYGHAITSGNLLYVAEAILLLALFTHVFMAFSLTAQNRAAKSSRYAVAASGEKRVSLASRTMAIQGSLILVFIILHLITFKYGTHYETTVNGVVMRDLARLMEEVFQMPGYVIWYVVALILLGFHLSHGVGSSFQSLGLMEGSYRGLWKKLSYTYGIIVALGFIAQPLYLFVFAH; from the coding sequence ATGTCTGGATTTCTCGGTTCAACCGTCGGGAAAAAATACATAATGGGAATCTCTGGTCTAGTATGGGCAGGTTTTGTACTCGCTCACATGGCCGGAAACTTATTAATCTTCGTCAGTCACGATGCATACAATGCTTACGGACACGCGATCACAAGCGGCAACTTACTTTACGTTGCAGAAGCAATTTTGCTTTTAGCCTTGTTCACTCACGTATTTATGGCGTTTTCTTTGACGGCACAAAATAGAGCGGCCAAATCATCGCGCTATGCTGTGGCTGCATCAGGTGAAAAACGAGTGAGTCTTGCTTCTCGCACAATGGCGATTCAAGGCTCATTAATCCTGGTCTTCATCATTCTCCACTTGATCACTTTCAAATACGGCACTCACTATGAAACAACAGTGAATGGCGTTGTGATGCGTGACCTTGCACGACTGATGGAAGAAGTTTTTCAAATGCCAGGCTACGTGATCTGGTATGTGGTGGCTTTGATTCTTCTTGGCTTCCACTTAAGTCACGGCGTGGGCTCTTCGTTCCAATCTTTGGGATTGATGGAAGGTTCTTACCGCGGTCTTTGGAAAAAACTAAGCTACACATACGGCATCATCGTGGCTTTAGGTTTTATCGCTCAACCACTTTACCTTTTCGTGTTTGCACACTAA
- a CDS encoding electron transfer flavoprotein subunit beta/FixA family protein encodes MKIFVCIKQVPDTETKIKITPDQNGIDTAGIKWVLNPYDEYAVEEAVKLRDANAGSQVWVLSVGSKTRVIESLRTALAMGADEAIVVNAENLDNFSTAKALAEVIKAEGGAKVIFSGKLAIDDNASSVSQMLAEFLNVPHTTVVSKFAFNGENVVVERDIEGGAKEVVQMMTPAVVGANKGLNMPRYASLPGIMKAKKKVIKEIEFASLNIPASDIKVKYSGFALPAEKPPVKMLAGDSSAQASELVKLLRDEAKVL; translated from the coding sequence ATGAAGATTTTTGTGTGTATCAAGCAGGTGCCCGACACCGAAACAAAGATTAAAATCACTCCCGACCAAAACGGAATCGATACGGCGGGAATTAAATGGGTTTTGAACCCTTATGACGAGTATGCAGTTGAAGAAGCTGTGAAACTTCGCGATGCCAATGCTGGCTCCCAAGTATGGGTTCTAAGCGTAGGTTCTAAGACTCGCGTCATTGAATCTCTAAGAACAGCTTTGGCAATGGGTGCTGACGAAGCGATCGTTGTAAATGCTGAAAATCTAGACAATTTTTCTACAGCTAAGGCTTTGGCCGAAGTTATCAAAGCTGAGGGCGGCGCTAAAGTTATCTTCTCCGGTAAATTGGCGATCGATGACAATGCCTCTTCAGTCAGCCAAATGCTTGCTGAGTTCTTGAATGTTCCTCACACAACTGTGGTATCGAAGTTTGCTTTCAACGGTGAAAACGTTGTTGTTGAGCGCGATATCGAAGGTGGAGCAAAAGAAGTTGTACAAATGATGACTCCCGCAGTTGTCGGAGCGAACAAAGGTCTTAATATGCCTCGCTACGCAAGTCTTCCAGGCATCATGAAGGCGAAGAAAAAAGTGATCAAAGAGATTGAATTTGCTTCTTTGAACATTCCTGCTTCGGACATCAAAGTTAAATACTCTGGCTTCGCACTTCCTGCTGAAAAGCCGCCAGTAAAAATGCTAGCGGGCGATTCTTCAGCGCAAGCTTCTGAACTAGTTAAACTTCTTCGCGATGAAGCGAAAGTTCTATAG